In a single window of the Candidatus Methylomirabilota bacterium genome:
- a CDS encoding Do family serine endopeptidase: MIQLRRRTFLAALVVVLVVGVSLGAWVKGRGDARAQALGPAPAAQAPILPVQMPLPSGSFAAVADAIKPAVVNINTVSRGFPGRTPFEEFFGEEFYRRFFGEAPERIPERSLGSGVIVDPTGIALTNAHVVERATDMEVTTLDGSKHKAKVIGLDKKTDLAVLKLDDGKNTFRFARLGDSDKMQVGDWVIAVGSPFGLQATVTAGIISAKARQIGQGPFDDFLQTDAAINPGNSGGPLVNMHGEVIGINTAIVAGGSGIGFAIPSNMARKIYTELRDKGRVTRGWLGVSIQPLTPDLAREFGTRDAKGVLVNEVVPDSPAARAGIQRGDILVEFDGKRLEGPGDLQRAVGLSAPDRVAKLKVWREQKELAIEVKIAQAPDEREASRRPGGPRSLLGLEVRPITPDLAARLNLRSLEGVFVARVEDGSPAGEAGVQRGDIIKQINRQNIRGMSDFDRLTRDVKEGDRLTVLLQRGPMSLYVAFTLGRG; this comes from the coding sequence ATGATCCAGCTCAGGCGGAGGACGTTCCTGGCGGCGCTCGTCGTGGTCCTGGTCGTCGGCGTCTCGCTCGGGGCATGGGTCAAGGGCCGGGGCGACGCCCGCGCCCAGGCGCTCGGCCCGGCGCCCGCGGCGCAGGCGCCGATCCTGCCGGTGCAGATGCCGCTGCCGAGCGGCTCGTTCGCCGCGGTCGCGGACGCGATCAAGCCGGCCGTGGTCAACATCAACACCGTGTCGCGGGGCTTCCCGGGGCGCACGCCGTTCGAGGAGTTCTTCGGCGAGGAGTTCTACCGCCGCTTCTTCGGCGAGGCGCCGGAGCGGATCCCCGAGCGGAGCCTGGGGTCGGGCGTCATCGTGGACCCCACGGGCATCGCGCTCACCAACGCCCACGTCGTCGAGCGCGCGACCGACATGGAGGTCACCACGCTCGACGGCAGCAAGCACAAGGCGAAGGTCATCGGCCTGGACAAGAAGACCGACCTCGCCGTGCTCAAGCTGGATGACGGTAAGAACACCTTTCGCTTCGCCCGGCTGGGCGACTCGGACAAGATGCAGGTCGGCGACTGGGTCATCGCCGTCGGCTCGCCGTTCGGCCTGCAGGCGACCGTGACGGCCGGGATCATCAGCGCCAAGGCCCGCCAGATCGGCCAGGGGCCCTTCGACGACTTCCTGCAGACCGACGCGGCGATCAACCCGGGCAACTCCGGCGGGCCACTCGTCAACATGCACGGCGAGGTGATCGGGATCAACACCGCGATCGTCGCCGGGGGCTCCGGCATCGGGTTCGCGATCCCGTCCAACATGGCCCGGAAGATCTACACGGAGCTCCGCGACAAGGGCCGCGTGACCCGCGGCTGGCTGGGCGTCTCGATCCAGCCGCTCACGCCCGACCTCGCCCGCGAGTTCGGGACCCGCGACGCCAAGGGGGTGCTCGTCAACGAGGTCGTGCCCGACAGTCCGGCGGCCCGGGCCGGCATCCAGCGGGGCGACATCCTGGTCGAGTTCGACGGCAAGCGGCTCGAGGGGCCGGGCGACCTGCAGCGCGCCGTCGGTCTCTCCGCGCCCGACCGCGTCGCGAAGCTCAAGGTCTGGCGCGAGCAGAAGGAGCTGGCGATCGAGGTGAAGATCGCCCAGGCGCCCGACGAGCGGGAAGCGTCGAGGCGCCCCGGCGGCCCCCGCTCGCTCCTCGGGCTCGAGGTGCGGCCGATCACGCCCGATCTGGCGGCGCGCCTCAACCTGCGCTCGCTCGAGGGCGTGTTCGTGGCGCGCGTGGAGGACGGGAGCCCGGCCGGCGAGGCGGGGGTCCAGCGCGGCGACATCATCAAGCAGATCAACCGCCAGAACATCCGCGGCATGTCCGACTTCGATCGCCTCACGCGCGACGTGAAGGAGGGCGACCGGCTCACGGTGCTCCTGCAGCGGGGCCCGATGTCGCTCTACGTAGCCTTCACGCTCGGCCGCGGGTGA